One Opitutales bacterium DNA window includes the following coding sequences:
- a CDS encoding 3'-5' exonuclease domain-containing protein 2, translating to MDIPNRITKEEVNALPIFKYEGEIALISDQPAFEKAMEEIAQEAVIGFDTETRPAFKRGQSYPTSLVQLATRERVYLVQLAEINRMDSLVRILASAEHLKVGVALRDDFVKLRELYEFEEAGVIDVAKYTKRLGIVNTGLRNLAAIFLSRRISKGAQVSNWAKKDLTEAQINYAATDAWVSRMLYLKIGEHIEVDD from the coding sequence ATGGACATTCCGAATCGCATCACCAAGGAGGAGGTCAACGCACTGCCTATTTTCAAGTATGAGGGCGAGATTGCATTGATCAGCGATCAGCCTGCTTTTGAAAAGGCGATGGAAGAGATTGCTCAGGAGGCGGTGATCGGATTTGATACGGAGACACGTCCTGCCTTCAAGCGTGGGCAGAGTTATCCCACGTCATTGGTTCAACTGGCCACCCGGGAGCGCGTATATCTGGTTCAATTGGCGGAGATAAATCGCATGGATAGCCTGGTGCGAATCTTGGCGAGTGCTGAACATCTCAAGGTGGGTGTTGCCCTGCGTGATGATTTCGTGAAATTGCGTGAGCTGTATGAGTTTGAAGAGGCCGGGGTCATTGATGTCGCGAAATATACTAAAAGGCTCGGCATCGTGAATACGGGCTTACGTAACCTCGCGGCGATTTTTCTTTCCCGTCGGATCTCAAAGGGAGCTCAGGTATCGAACTGGGCAAAAAAGGACCTTACTGAGGCACAGATAAATTACGCCGCTACGGATGCTTGGGTCTCCCGGATGCTCTATTTGAAAATAGGGGAGCATATTGAAGTAGATGATTGA
- a CDS encoding MBL fold metallo-hydrolase, with protein sequence MSTTPRVKIWGCRGSIPTPLSSASVRSKVKRALAAAEGRVFGSSEAIDAFMDELPFDVCHTYGGNTSCVEVQLGSPDDYLICDAGSGLRSFSEEFMKSGRAQKPATFHILMSHFHWDHIQGLPFFVPAYIPGNRIIFHGFHDEMERLFRAQMDDLWFPIDFSSFNAEIVFEHLSEEDVLEIGPFVISFMEQNHPGKSYGFRFEGPGGCFVYSTDCEHKIGDATVSNPFVSFYSGADTLIFDAQYTLEDNIVSKQNWGHSNSVVAVDLALLSRVKHLVIFHHEPTNSDEVLTDYLQRTCAYCEATQVRMRNEGKLTEPLRISLAFDGMEVGI encoded by the coding sequence ATGTCGACCACGCCTAGAGTTAAAATATGGGGCTGCCGAGGCAGCATTCCCACTCCTTTGTCGAGCGCCTCAGTGCGCTCTAAGGTGAAGCGTGCTCTAGCCGCTGCGGAGGGGCGTGTGTTCGGTTCTTCAGAGGCAATCGACGCTTTTATGGATGAGCTGCCGTTCGATGTATGCCACACGTATGGGGGCAATACGTCGTGTGTGGAGGTGCAGTTGGGGAGCCCCGACGACTATTTAATCTGTGATGCGGGCAGTGGCCTTAGGAGTTTCTCAGAGGAGTTTATGAAGTCGGGTCGCGCTCAAAAACCCGCGACATTCCACATTTTGATGAGCCATTTCCACTGGGATCACATCCAGGGGCTGCCTTTTTTTGTGCCTGCTTACATTCCAGGAAATCGTATTATTTTTCATGGATTTCATGACGAGATGGAGCGCTTGTTTCGGGCTCAAATGGATGATTTGTGGTTTCCGATAGACTTTTCTAGTTTCAATGCCGAGATCGTGTTTGAGCATCTTTCGGAGGAGGATGTTTTGGAGATCGGACCGTTTGTAATCTCTTTTATGGAGCAGAATCATCCGGGAAAGTCTTATGGATTTCGCTTTGAGGGGCCTGGGGGGTGTTTCGTCTACTCGACGGACTGCGAGCATAAGATTGGGGATGCGACAGTCAGTAACCCGTTTGTCTCTTTTTACAGCGGGGCCGATACCTTGATTTTTGATGCTCAATACACTTTGGAGGACAATATTGTGTCCAAGCAGAATTGGGGGCATTCCAACAGCGTGGTCGCGGTCGACTTGGCTCTCTTGTCAAGAGTGAAGCACTTGGTCATTTTCCATCACGAACCGACTAATTCTGATGAGGTGCTTACCGATTATTTGCAGCGAACGTGCGCTTATTGCGAGGCTACTCAGGTGAGGATGCGCAATGAGGGGAAGCTGACTGAGCCACTCCGAATTTCTCTGGCTTTCGATGGGATGGAGGTAGGTATTTAG
- a CDS encoding acyl-CoA thioesterase, with translation MLGFWDNPLDEPDILVECLDMKYAHTSRRVVEFAETDMAGLVHFTNYFRYAERAEADFFDDLGESLIQRSGGDNSGWPRVRAECRYAAPLYFRDEIEITIAVKALKVRAIDWQFAIFKMHAGAPSVRVAKGSFSTVHVKVDPASGDLVSLSIPDVLLSKICEAPEGYIGSLQSHNPG, from the coding sequence ATGTTGGGATTCTGGGACAATCCGCTTGATGAACCGGACATTCTCGTAGAGTGCCTCGATATGAAATATGCACACACGAGTCGTCGCGTTGTCGAATTTGCTGAGACGGATATGGCTGGGTTAGTTCACTTTACTAATTATTTCCGTTACGCGGAAAGGGCTGAGGCGGACTTTTTTGATGATCTCGGGGAGTCGTTGATTCAACGGTCTGGCGGTGACAATTCAGGGTGGCCGCGGGTGCGCGCTGAGTGTCGTTATGCAGCACCCTTGTATTTTCGGGATGAGATCGAGATCACGATTGCTGTGAAGGCTTTGAAGGTGAGGGCGATCGATTGGCAGTTTGCTATTTTTAAGATGCACGCGGGTGCACCCTCGGTCCGCGTTGCAAAGGGTTCATTCAGTACTGTTCATGTGAAGGTGGATCCCGCATCGGGGGACTTGGTGTCGCTGAGCATCCCTGATGTTTTGTTGAGCAAGATCTGCGAAGCACCTGAGGGATACATCGGCTCACTCCAATCGCATAATCCGGGCTAA
- a CDS encoding antitoxin, producing the protein MEIARSYITDEEGSIKSAVIDFDVFKRIEEALLDHGLAEAMKEDPEISAEEMKRILSE; encoded by the coding sequence ATGGAAATTGCCAGGTCATACATCACAGACGAAGAAGGCTCCATAAAAAGCGCCGTCATTGACTTCGATGTATTCAAGAGAATCGAAGAAGCCCTTCTAGATCACGGACTTGCCGAGGCGATGAAAGAAGATCCAGAAATCTCTGCTGAGGAAATGAAGAGAATCCTCAGTGAATAA